The Haliotis asinina isolate JCU_RB_2024 chromosome 2, JCU_Hal_asi_v2, whole genome shotgun sequence genomic interval GGTTCAAAGCTGGTACTCACCACTAGTTGTTGCTGAGGTGGTATCCgacgtagttgccgatgtagttgcagacgtggtcactgaagtagtcaccgaggttgttggcgaagttgtggctgatgtggtaggtgaagtagtgggcgaggttgtgggagacgttgttgccgatgtggttgccgacgtagtaggtgatgtggttactgatgtagtggctgatgtagtaggagaggttgttgctgaaatatagttgcagaggtgtttattgacatgccggacaatgttgtggccttgggacgcatttactttgaaacaagtcttgGCTTTACAGAAGGGTTGAAAACTGGTACTCACCACTAGTTGTTGCTGAGGTGGTAGGGgacgtagttgccgatgtagttgcagacgtggtcactgaagtagtcaccgaggttgttggcgaagttgtggctgatgtggtaggtgaagtgGTGGGCGAAgttgtgggagacgttgttgccgatgtggttgccgacgtagtaggtgatgtggttactgatgtagtggccgatgtagtaggagaggttgttgctgaaatatagttgcagaagtgtttattgacatgctggacaatgcTGTGGCCTTGGGGCGCATTCactttgaaacaagtcttgGCTTTACAGAAGTGTTGAAATCTGGTACTCACCACTAGTTGTTGCTGACGTGGTAGGCgacgtagttgccgatgtagttgcagacgtggtcgctgaagtagtcaccgaggttgttggcgaagttgtggctgatgtggtaggtgaagtagtgggcgaggttgtgggagacgttgttgccgatgtggttgccgacgtagtaggtgatgtggttactgatgtagtggctgatgtagtaggagaggttgttgctgaagTATAGTTGCAGaagtgtttattgacatgccGGACAATGTTGTGACCTTGGGACGCATTTACTTCGAAACAAGTCTTGGCTTTACAGAAGGGTTCAAAGCTGGTACTCACCACTAGTTGTTGCTGAGGTGGTGTCCgacgtagttgccgatgtagttgcagacgtggtcactgaagtagtcaccgaggttgttggcgaagttgtggctgatgtggtaggtgaagtggtgggcgaggttgtgggagacgttgttgccgatgtggttgccgacgtagtaggtgatgtggttactgatgtagtggctgatgtagtaggagaggttgttgctgaaatatagttgcagaagtgtttattgacatgccggacaatgttgtggccttgggacgcatttactttgaaacaagtcttgGCTTTACAGAAGGGTTGAAATCTGGTACTGACCACTAGTTGTTGCTGACGTGGTAGGCgacgtagttgccgatgtagttgcagacgtggtcactgaagtagtcaccgaggttgttggcgaagttgtggctgatgtggtaggtgaagtagtgggcgaggttgtgggagacgttgttgccgatgtggttgccgacgtagtaggtgatgtggttactgatgtagtggctgatgtagtaggagaggttgttgctgaaatatagttgcagaggtgtttattgacatgccggacaatgttgtggccttgggacgcatttactttgaaacaagtcttgGTTTCACAGAAGTGTTGAATGCTGGTACTGACCACTAGTTGTTGCTGACGTGGTAGGGgacgtagttgccgatgtagttgcagacgtggtcactgaagtagtcaccgaggttgttggcgaagttgtggctgatgtggtaggtgaagtggtgggcgaggttgtgggagacgttgttgccgatgtggttgccgacgtagtaggtgatgtggttactgatgtagtggctgatgtagtaggagaggttgttgctgaaatatagttgcagaagtgtttattgacatgccggacaatgttgtggccttgggacgcatttactttgaaacaagtcttgGTTTCACAGAAGTGTTGAATGCTGGTACTCACCACTAGTTGTTGCTGAGGTGGTAGGGgacgtagttgccgatgtagttgcagacgtggtcactgaagtagtcaccgaggttgttggcgaagttgtggctgatgtggtaggtgaagtggtgggcgaggttgtgggagacgttgttgccgatgtggttgccgacgtagtaggtgatgtggttactgatgtagtggctgatgtagtaggagaggttgttgctgaaatatagttggagaagtgtttattgacatgccGGACAATGTTGTGGCCTTGGGACGCATTTACTTCGAAACAAGTCTTGGCTCTACAGAAGGGTTCAAAGCTGGTACTCGCCACTAGTTGTTGCTGAGGTGGTGTCCgacgtagttgccgatgtagttgcagacgtggtcactgaagtagtcaccgaggttgttggcgaagttgtggctgatgtggtaggtgaagtagtgggcgaggttgtgggagacgttgttgccgatgtggttgccgacgtagtaggtgatgtggttactgatgtagtggctgatgtagtaggagaggttgttgctgaaatatagttgcagaGGTGTTTATTGAAATGCCGGACAATGTTGTGGCCTTGGGAcgcatttactttgaaacaagtcttgGCTTTACAGAAGTGTTGAAATCTGGTACTAACCACTAGTTGTTGCTGACGTGGTAGGGgacgtagttgccgatgtacttgcagacgtggtcactgaagtagtcaccgaggttgttggcgaagttgtggctgatgtggtaggtgaagtagtgggcgaggttgtgggagacgttgttgccgatgtggttgccgacgtagtaggtgatgtggttactgatgtagtggctgatgtagtaggagaggttgttgctgaaatatagttgcagaggtgtttattgacatgccggacaatgttgtggccttgggacgcatttactttgaaacaagtcttgGCTTTACAGAAGTGTTGAATGCTGGTACTCACCACTAGTTGTTGCTGAGGTGGTTGGGgacgtagttgccgatgtagttgcagacgtggtcactgaagtagtcaccgaggttgttggcgaagttgtggctgatgtggtaggtgaagtggtgggcgaggttgtgggagacgttgttgccgatgtggttgccgacgtagtaggtgatgtggttactgatgtagtggctgatgtagtaggagaggttgttgctgaaatatagttgcagaggtgtttattgacatgccggacaatgttgtggccttgtcaggcatttactttgaaacaagtcttgGCTTTACAGAAGGGTTCAAAGCTGGTACTCACCACTAGTTGTTGCTGAGGTGGTGTCCgacgtagttgccgatgtagttgcagacgtggtcactgaagtagtcaccgaggttgttggcgaagttgtggctgatgtggtaggtgaagtggtgggcgaggttgtgggagacgttgttgccgatgtggttgccgacgtagtaggtgatgtggttactgatgtagtggctgatgtagtaggagaggttgttgctgaaatatagttgcagaagtgtttattgacatgctggacaatgttgtggccttgggacgcatttactttgaaacaagtcttgGCTTTACAGAAGGGTTGAAAACTGGTACTCACCACTAGTTGTTGGTGACGTGGTAGGCgacgtagttgccgatgtagttgcagacgtggtcactgaagtagtcaccgaggttgttggcgaagttgtggctgatgtggtaggtgaagtggtgggcgaggttgtgggagacgttgttgccgatgtggttgccgacgtagtaggtgatgtggttactgatgtagtggctgatgtagtaggagaggttgttgctgaagTATAGTTGCAGaagtgtttattgacatgccGGACAATGTTGTGGCCTTGGGACGCATTTACTTCGAAACAAGTCTTGGCTTTACAGAAGGGTTGAAATCTGGTACTCACCACTAGTTGTTGCTGAGGTGGTGTCCgacgtagttgccgatgtagttgcagacgtggtcactgaagtagtcaccgaggttgttggcgaagttgtggctgatgtggtaggtgaagtagtgggcgaggttgtgggagacgttgctgccgatgtggttgccgccgtagtaggtgatgtggttactgatgtagtggctgatgtagtaggagaggttgttgctgaaatatagttgcagaggtgtttattgacatgccGGACAATGTTGAGGCCTTGGGACGCATTTACTTCGAAACAAGTCTTGGCTTTACAGAAGTGTTGAATGCTGGTACTAACCACTAGTTGTTGCTGACGTGGTAGGCgacgtagttgccgatgtagttgcagacgtggtcgctgaagtagtcaccgaggttgttggcgaagttgtggctgatgtggtaggtgaagtggtgggcgaggttgtgggagacgttgttgccgatgtggttgccgacgtagtaggtgatgtggttactgatgtagtggctgatgtagtaggagaggttgttgctgaaatatagttgcagaagtgtttattgacatgctggacaatgttgtggccttgggacgcatttactttgaaacaagtcttgGCTTTACAGAAGTGTTGAAATCTGGTACTAACCACTAGTTGTTGCTGACGTGGTAGGCgacgtagttgccgatgtagttgcagacgtggtcgctgaagtagtcaccgaggttgttggcgaagttgtggctgatgtggtaggtgaagtagtgggcgaggttgtgggagacgttgttgccgatgtggttgccgacgtagtaggtgatgtggttactgatgtagtggctgatgtagtaggagaggttgttgctgaaatatagttgcagaggtgtttattgacatactggacaatgttgtggccttgggacgcatttactttgaaacaagtcttgGCTTTACAGAAGTGTTGAATGCTGGTACTCACCACTAGTTGTTGCTAAGGTGGTAGGGgacgtagttgccgatgtacttgcagacgtggtcactgaagtagtcaccgaggttgttggcgaagttgtggctgatgtggtaggtgaagtggtgggcgaggttgtgggagacgttcttgccgatgtggttgccgacgtagtaggtgatgtggttactgatgtagtggctgatgtagtaggagaggttgttgctgaaatatagttgcagaAGTGTCTAttgacatgctggacaatgttgtggccttgggacgcatttactttgaaacaagtcttgGCTTTACAGAAGGGTTGAAATCTGGTACTGACCACTAGTTGTTGCTGACGTGGTAGGCgacgtagttgccgatgtagttgcagacgtggtcactgaagtagtcaccgaggttgttggcgaagttgtggctgatgtggtaggtgaagtagtgggcgaggttgtgggagacgttcttgccgatgtggttgccgacgtagtaggtgatgtggttactgatgtagtggctgatgtagtaggagaggttgttgctgaaatatagttgcagaGGTGTCTATTGACATGCCGGACAATGTTGTGGCCTTGGGAcgcatttactttgaaacaagtcttgGCTTTACAGAAGTGGTGAATGCTGGTACTCACCACTAGTTGTTGCTGACGTGGTAGGCgacgtagttgccgatgtagttGGAGACGTGGTCGCTGAAGTAGTCACCGAggttgttggcgaagttgtggctgatgtggtaggtgaagtagtgggcgaggttgtgggagacgttgctgccgatgtggttgccgacgtagtaggtgatgtggttactgatgtagtggctgatgtagtaggagaggttgttgctgaaatatagttgcagaggtgtttattgacatgctggacaatgttgtggccttgggacgcatttactttgaaacaagtcttgGCTTTACAGAAGGGTTGAAAACTGGTACTCACCACTAGTTGTTGGTGACGTGGTAGGCgacgtagttgccgatgtagttgcagacgtggtcactgaagtagtcaccgaggttgttggcgaagttgtggctgatgtggtaggtgaagtggtgggcgaggttgtgggagacgttgttgccgatgtggttgccgacgtagtaggtgatgtggttactgatgtagtggctgatgtagtaggagaggttgttgctgaagTATAGTTGCAGaagtgtttattgacatgccGGACAATGTTGTGGCCTTGGGACGCATTTACTTCGAAACAAGTCTTGGCTTTACAGAAGGGTTGAAATCTGGTACTCACCACTAGTTGTTGCTGAGGTGGTGTCCgacgtagttgccgatgtagttgcagacgtggtcactgaagtagtcaccgaggttgttggcgaagttgtggctgatgtggtaggtgaagtggtgggcgaggttgtgggagacgttgctgccgatgtggttgccgccgtagtaggtgatgtggttactgatgtagtggctgatgtagtaggagaggttgttgctgaaatatagttgcagaggtgtttattgacatgccGGACAATGTTGAGGCCTTGGGACGCATTTACTTCGAAACAAGTCTTGGCTTTACAGAAGTGTTGAATGCTGGTACTAACCACTAGTTGTTGCTGACGTGGTAGGCgacgtagttgccgatgtagttgcagacgtggtcgctgaagtagtcaccgaggttgttggcgaagttgtggctgatgtggtaggtgaagtggtgggcgaggttgtgggagacgttgttgccgatgtggttgccgacgtagtaggtgatgtggttactgatgtagtggctgatgtagtaggagaggttgttgctgaaatatagttgcagaagtgtttattgacatgctggacaatgttgtggccttgggacgcatttactttgaaacaagtcttgGCTTTACAGAAGTGTTGAAATCTGGTACTAACCACTAGTTGTTGCTGACGTGGTAGGCgacgtagttgccgatgtagttgcagacgtggtcgctgaagtagtcaccgaggttgttggcgaagttgtggctgatgtggtaggtgaagtagtgggcgaggttgtgggagacgttgttgccgatgtggttgccgacgtagtaggtgatgtggttactgatgtagtggctgatgtagtaggagaggttgttgctgaaatatagttgcagaggtgtttattgacatactggacaatgttgtggccttgggacgcatttactttgaaacaagtcttgGCTTTACAGAAGTGTTGAATGCTGGTACTCACCACTAGTTGTTGCTAAGGTGGTAGGGgacgtagttgccgatgtacttgcagacgtggtcactgaagtagtcaccgaggttgttggcgaagttgtggctgatgtggtaggtgaagtggtgggcgaggttgtgggagacgttcttgccgatgtggttgccgacgtagtaggtgatgtggttactgatgtagtggctgatgtagtaggagaggttgttgctgaaatatagttgcagaAGTGTCTAttgacatgctggacaatgttgtggccttgggacgcatttactttgaaacaagtcttgGCTTTACAGAAGGGTTGAAATCTGGTACTGACCACTAGTTGTTGCTGACGTGGTAGGCgacgtagttgccgatgtagttgcagacgtggtcactgaagtagtcaccgaggttgttggcgaagttgtggctgatgtggtaggtgaagtagtgggcgaggttgtgggagacgttcttgccgatgtggttgccgacgtagtaggtgatgtggttactgatgtagtggctgatgtagtaggagaggttgttgctgaaatatagttgcagaGGTGTCTATTGACATGCCGGACAATGTTGTGGCCTTGGGAcgcatttactttgaaacaagtcttgGCTTTACAGAAGTGGTGAATGCTGGTACTCACCACTAGTTGTTGCTGACGTGGTAGGCgacgtagttgccgatgtagttGGAGACGTGGTCGCTGAAGTAGTCACCGAggttgttggcgaagttgtggctgatgtggtaggtgaagtagtgggcgaggttgtgggagacgt includes:
- the LOC137271528 gene encoding shematrin-like protein 1 codes for the protein MCGKGGPMCMVKEEDLMCVNFNLGNNIGNNVSHNLAHHFTYHISHNFANNLGDYFSDHVCNYIGNYVAYHVSNNYNVSHNLAHYFTYHISHNFANNLGDYFSDHVSNYIGNYVAYHVSNNYNVSHNLAHYFTYHISHNFANNLGDYFSDHVSNYIGNYVAYHVSNNYNNLSYYIGHYISNHITYYVGNHIGNNVSHNFAHHFTYHISHNFANNLGDYFSDHVCNYIGNYVPYHLSNNYHNFANNLGDYFSDHVCNYIGNYVAYHVSNNSCNNLSYYISHYISNHITYYVGNHIGTVTVVICETLCFTVCSNGMMTNQLCFSSR